From the Clostridium cagae genome, the window GAATTATAAGTACCTAAAAAACCTAAATCGATACTATTATTACAATATAATTTATTATTATCACCTATCTTAATTTGAAACATAATCATACCTACCTTCGTTTTATAATACCATTTTATATAAACTATATCATATTTTTACAAAAGAACATTATTTCAACTATAAAAAACATTTTCATATTTTATTTCGTCCAATCTGCATATTATGAACCATTAAAGGAGTATTTCATGAGATTGTTAAGGATAGTTTTTTTTATTATTCTTTTATTGTTATATGAAAAAATATGGAGACCTATAATCTGTAAAAAAAAGATACATATGTATATAAATAATTTGGGTGGACAAGTAGATACTATAGAACGATTAACTCAAAGAGATGAAATTTATAATGTTTATTATACTGTAAATGGTAAATTAAATAACTCAATTGTGAAATTTAATCTTTTTTATAAATCTAAATGGAACTAAGTTCTTCAAACTTATATAATACTTAATCATTAAAAAATTAACAATCCAGCTCTAGGACAAGCCATAAACATTGTTTTGCCTAAAGAAAAAACCTTATAAAAAATTGATAATGTCAATCTGCTTAAAAATCTCTGCTCCTTGACATTATTAACTTTTTTTATGATATAATCTTGATTTGCAAAACAAAGAACATGATAAAAAAAATATAATTTAAGGGTGGGGGTCGGGGTAGTATTAGTACATGAAAGCACTCGTTAAAATACGTTAAATTTAGTGCTATCAATTTATCGGATTTTATCGAATGCGACTTTTAAAGAAATACGTTTAAATTTAGATTATGAAAATTTACACTTCATTTAGCGATGGTGATGGTTCTAACACAAAATTCGGTAAAGGTTGGTTAATGTTGTGCGCAAGATTAATCAAGCTTTATAGAATCGTTAGAAGATTATGTTTAATGGTATATGTGCTGCACTCCTTACTCCTTCTTCTTTAGCTACAGCACTTATACCTGGAATAAAAAGAAGATATATGACCTTTCTTAATTTTCTGCTTACAGAGCAAAAGGTCTTTTATCTTCTGCACCCAATCGGGTACCCTAAATATAGGACTAGATTAATCCTATTTATTTTCTTAGTATATATGAGGTTGGAGCTTGCCGGAAAACTCATATATGCTTAGAAATAACAGGTAATATCCGGTACTATTTTGGGTGATTGAATAGGTTCCCAAAATATTAAATGACCTATACCGTATACCTATATTAATAGTAGCAATAACACTACTCTTAAATACTTAACTTTAAACTTATACTTAAAATATCTTATAAACTCTAAATAAAATCTTATAAACAAAATTATTAATATATACACTCTACAATCCCTAAAAAATGTTAATAACTAAACACTTAAATAACCTAATAATAAACTAAATAAAAATAAGCATAAATTAATAACTGGACCAGCATTTGCTTGTCCAGTTTTAACTTATGCCAAAAAGGTAAAGTTTGAAGCAACCTTGATTCATTATATTTTTTAGGTTGGACTAGCTTAATTAAAAGCAACTTAAACTACAAAATTACTTCTATATTTAATACTTTTAATTAAGATTGTCCATACCTTTCCTTGACCCTAAAGGAATACCAAAGCAGTATATGAGCTGTTTTACTCTGCCCTTCTTCTTTAGCACAGCTCTTATACTTTGCATGTTTAAAGATAGTAGAAAGGAATATAACAATTAAATATAAATATGCCATAAACGAAGTATTAGTGGCTTGAAATCTTTATATTTAGGTTGTTTTATTCCCTGAAGAATAGTATGTTTAAAGACAACTAAGTTTACAATTAAAGATTTTTTTATTTTTAGTAAATGTATCTTAAAAGAATAAAAAGGCATGTACATTTAGGTAAACAAAGTTTCCCGAAGTGTACATGCTCTACAGGAGCTTGTATCATTTGCGGGACAACGTCTTGTTTACCGAAGTGGACTTGCCTTTAATATTTGATTTTGTTTAGTTGAGATTTATTGAAAAAAATCTTCCTTTGCTGCACTTAAAATAAGAATCTTGTGAACTATGCTTAAATACAGATTATGTTTATAACAAAAAGTTTATAAAGAGAATTCCAATTGAAAATCTCTTGTGTTACTTTCGTATAGTTCTTTGTTTATTTCTTCCGCCTCTGTACATCCTATTGCAAAGTAAAATGCAATTGTTTCCTCAGCTGAACCAGCACAAATATAAATTTTATCTGAATTCCATTCTCTTGCTACATTTGCAGAAAGCATAAATAATTTTTTACCTATTCCTTTATTTCTACATTCTAATGTTATAAACAATTGGTCTAATAAAACATAATTATGCCTTTCACCGAAGAACTGACTATTAATTGTTGCAAATCCTAATAATTTATTATTGCTATTAAAAGCACCAATTGCACTTCCCTTATTTAAAATAGTTTCTTTTAAATGGCTGATGTGATATTCATAGCCATTCGGCCAATTGCAATCTTGGTAATTTATTTCTACTAACTGACGTTTTCCATCTACTTTTCTCCACGCTTTTCCTATATATTGAGATGGGTTCATTTCATTTATACACTGGCACTCTTCTAATGTTACTTTTCTATATATAACATTACTCATAAATTCACCTCCACATATACATAATATACATAATCTCTATCTTAATTTTATGTTATTATTATACTAAAATTTTATATATTTATATAATTAAATATATAATACAAATATCTATATTCACATTCTTATCTAACAACGCCTTTAATTAAAGTCTATTTTTAAATTTAGATGTTATCGTTCCTTGATGAATTAATTACTTCTATTTATAATACTCAATTTCAGCACCTACAGACTTCCATCCATCCATTTCAGCTATTTTAGTAATTTTTTGTTGTGCATTTGGTAATATTTTAGAACTATCGTTTGTCCAATCTGATTAAAATTAATTTTTATAAAATTATCTTAATTTATGTAATTCCTTTCCCTAATACATATATCCTATATGAAATCAAATTAAAGGAGGTAAACATCATGGCTATTACAAGAATTCAAACCGGCTGTACTCTTGCTATTGAAGTACAAAAAGGAGAAGACAAACTTGGAGATCCTATTTACACTAAGAAAAATTTCTCATCTGTAAATCCAAAAAGAACACCAGAAGAAGTATTTGAAGTTGCACAAGCATTTGAAAAAGTTTTTGCAAATGACTGCAAAAATTATTTCATAACTGATATTTCTAAACTAATGCAAGAAGAAGATTAATTTAAAAGTATCAATTTACAAATTAAAAAGAAGGTAAAGCAAAATGGAATATAGTTTATCATTAGTATTTTTAAATACTATTGGCTCAAAATCAGCACTTACCATAACAGATGTTAAACAAAGTATATCTGCTGATGAAGTAAAAGCTTTAATGAATCTTATAATTGAGAAAGACTTTTTCTTAACAAGCAAAGGTTCATTTGTAAAACCTTATTCAGCTCAATTAGTCCAAAGAGAAGTTACAAAATTTGAAGTAAAATAATGTACTCTTAATTTAACATTTTCTTTCTTTCATAAAAAACTCCTATGTATAAGTCAGGCTTGTACATAGGAGTTTTATTATTTTTTTAATATTTTTAGCTATGAAGTGAATTAACTTAAATTATCTTATGCATAAAACCTTATATTTATAAATTAAATGTACTATATAACAAAATTAAACTTCACATTTTATGAATAATGGGAAGTTATAAATATAATTCTATGTTTTACCACTAACATTAATATTGCATCAATCAAATGTAATTCACTAATCCCATCTATCAAGCTTATATGTTGCTGTTCCTGTATTTGTTGTAACTTTAAATACAGCATCCCAGCTTCCATTGCACTCTAATTTAATACCACAAGCAGAAGCCTCATTATAACCTTCAATATCTTCATTTTTTGAATAGGCTTCAATTGTTGAACGGATTTGACGCAACTCTGATTTTAACATTTCAGGGAAAAGACAATTTCCTGAATTTTTTCCCCTATTATCCTTTGCTCCTTCTAATATAAAGAATACACTTTTACCTTGATGAGAGTTATCATCATACCACATAGAAGGCTGCATACAAATTCCAGTCACTTTGCAATATCCTGTAGGAAGGTTCCATCTGCTATAATCTGAACCATTAACATAAACATACCATGAGAAAGGGTTTCGCTTTTCTTCTCTATCCCATTGAAAAATAGGTGGTGCATCCTCATGCACTGCAGTAAGTATAGCCGAAAAATTATACTTTCCCTCTTTCACAAGATATTCAATCTCTTGAGCAAAAGGCAGAATCGTTTCAGAAAATTTCCTCCAAGTCATTGTGATTGTTGGTATATCAATCTTAGGTTGTACTTTTTTCTTTTTAGTTATAATATGTGAAAAAATCCCCTTATTCTTTAGTGATTCTTGTTTCTCTTTTGGTGTCCATATTTTATTAAGCTCTTCCAATATAGCAAATCTGCGATTAAATGATTTTTGAATTCCAAGCTTTTTAACAATTTTTTCAGCTTCTGATACATTTCCTGCTGTTGGTGGAACTTGTGGACGCTGATATTGTAATGGATGCATTTTTTCAGCAAATCTGCGACTAACTGAATCAAAAGATAGCCCTGCAACAATATCATCTAGTAAAGTTCCTATCATTGTACTCTTAATGTGGCAAAATCCTGAAGGTGCTGTTGCAACTGCCAGCCATATAATATTATTTTTATTTTCGTTATTCTTCATATTAATGTATTTTATATGTAAATCTTTTAGCCATTCTGCAACTCCTAAACACTTTTCAGACCTATATAACGATTCTGTCTTTAAAATGATTACTGCTTGATCAACAGCCTCAATTGGATATTCTAACAATCCATCTGTTAATATTCTAAAGTCCTCAAGTTTTTCAGCCATTGCTTGTCCAGCACTTGTTAATCTTGACTTATAAACCATCTGAGAAGGTAATGTTACTGAAAGATGATTCCAACCTCCTGCAATTGACTGTCCTAAAGTTTGATTTTTTGATAAAAAAACTCCATTTACTTTTGACTTTAAAACCATATTTTTCATTGCCTTAACAGATGAAACAAAGAACTCTGGAACATCACTATCATTCCATATTGCTGATTCTATTTCTCCCATATCAGAAATAGTAACTAATCCTCCATATTTGTTTATAAATTTCCTACAAGTACTGCAATTATAATGTTGACGAGCTTCCTGTGGTAAATTTTCTAGATATGTATCAAATAATCCTTCACATTTGGTTGTAAATAATTTGTTTCTTTTGTTAATCATTAAATTGAAATATTCATTTACTAATTTTTCAAAGTCAGGATACTGGTCATTGTTGTTAATATACACTCCATTACCTGCACCATCGCTACTTGTTAACTGTTCTTTATTCATTTATAATCCCACCTATCTTAAGAATATCATATAATTTTGATTAGAAATTAAAAACTAACTTAATATATAAATATATCTAAAATTATTTTTATAACCATCTGTACCATCCCTCCAAGTTAATTCTCCAAAACTTTGATAATCCCTAAATACCTTTATATAATAATTGGAAATTGAAATTTTAATATAATTTTTATATTACCAAAATCTGAATATATGTTTAAAGATAAGAAATTTAAACACAGTAATAAGTTTTAAATTGCCCTTAGATGGCTCAAATTTTTCTACATGTTTCATACACAGCAAAGTAATCATCAACTATCTTCTTTACTTCTGGGTGCTGATAATTATAGTCATAATTAACAAGATAATCTATAAAAAAATCTTCAATTTCTTTATCATTTACTTTTGTAAGTAAAGTAAATATTTCAACCCAAACATCTGCCCAAACATCACTTCTGCAAAAGTAAAAAGCAAGTTGTTTAAATCGAGGATTTTTTGAACTAAATAATGCAAAAGATATATTTAATGTATCTTCAGAAGATAAGGCTTCTTCATTATTAATTATATTATCAAGTCTTTTATCTGAAATATCACCAGCCCATTCAACTCTTGCAAGTGTTAATGGATTCGGGAAATAATCTTCAGTTGATAAGATATCTTTATCCCATTTATATGCTTGAAACTCATTATTGATTTTCGATAAATACTCCCCTGTTTTGTTACTAGAAATTCTGTTTAGTTTAAATAAATCCATAATTCCCTGCAAAGGTGTAATCATTTCATCTTCAGTTAAATAAACGCCATTTAAAGATATACCACCTTTATGTCCCTCAACGTTTTTATTGGGATATGTAGCACTTGTAGTTGGTATTATTACTAATGATTTTAATGGACGTTTTTCAATTGCACTAGCAACTGCTTTATGATGACCATCAATTAATCCACACAGATATCCATCAAGATAATATGAAATAGCTCTATAATTATCATTATTTCGGTAAAATTCCATTTGATTTCTATTAAACTGAGTTGGTGGTTGTGTAGGTATTATATATTTTGGAGATGCTTCACTCCATAGGCCATCACACCCGTATATTTGACATGATGCTTTATTAGGTAATGGTGAATTTAATGTTCTCCAGAAAAACTCTCCATTACCATTTGAAGGATAAAGTTCTGTATCTACAAGAGCATAGTATCCTGTCTGGAGTAATCCCAAGATCGGTTTTATATTGTCAAAAGATTCTTCTAATGAAATAAATGGTGCATTTAGAGTCTTATGCATCTTTTCAATAATATTATTTTGTACCATATTTAACCCATATCCTGCAGAAACCAACTTTTCACATGTAGGGCAAAAATATTCATCACCATGAAATTTAACTAAAGGTATATCATCATATACCAAAGCAGCTAAAGATTGCTTTTCATAAGTACCATATTTCTCTGTTAAAAGTCCTTTCCCATTTTTTACATAAAAAATTATTCCTTTGCCTCCCCAAGAATACGGTTTATCGATAATAGTTTTAACATATATTATTTCTATGTTCTCACTCTTAAATATATTTTTAAACATAAACTTCTCCTTTTAAATATTTATATCCATCTTTTCTAGCGCAATCTTTTCATTAAGCTTTAATTTCACTATAATTAATATACGAATAATAAGAAATAGTAATATACTTCCTTAATTAAAACTTATGTTTCTATCGTTATCTTAATTATTTAATTCATAGCATAAAAAGTTCAAATATAGCAAAGACGCTTAAACCTATTCTGGTAATGTATATATTACATTAAATGGATCCTTTCCCCGAAAAAATTCATCATAAAGTTCTCTAATTTCAATTGAGTTTGAACTCTCTTCATGTAATAATAAATTTCCTAGATTCTCAAAAATCTTTGCCTCTCTTACTGATAATATCTTATCTTCAATTAATTTATTCGCACTTCTTGATGAATTCCATGCCCAATAATTACAAGCTCCAGCATATGAAAAATATGAAAATTGCAAAGTACTTTTATTAATATTATATCCGCATAATGGATGAACAACTAATATAAACTGACAAATAACATTTGATCGATTAAGCATTCTAGATGCTTTTTTTACCTCTATGAAAAGTTCAGAAAATCTATTGGAAATTTCACCCCACTCATGAATGTTAATTCGAGATAGAATAGCTACTGTTTGTTCTTTATTCTCTAAATTCTCAGCTAATTTTGTAAATACAATGGTAGGACTTATTCCAAGCAATATGAAATTATTCAAACAATGTACAGCCTTTTCATACATATTATCATTACATAATACTACATAATCATCAAAAAGCTTATTTAGATTATAGTTACCAATCCAGTATTTTTTGTTAAGAGCCTCTGGTTCATCTATAGAATTTACAATAGTTTCAATTAATAGACTTCTATCCATATTATTTCTTTGAATTATTGCTTGTCTATCAAACTCATCAGCTTTATCTAATTTCTTTTTATATTCATCACTGTTAATCATGTTATTATTCTTAATAAGAAGCTCCATTAATATCTTAATAAACTCTTGGCCATAGTAATCAAATAACTCCCAGTTATCTTTCAAACCTGGTAATAAAGCCATAAACGTATCATATTCCTTAGTCCCAATTTCTTTTGTGAAATATGAAAATATTCTATTAATAATTCTAACTCCATCTTTAGATCTTTTATACATGTCAGGAAGATATTCTGTTTCTTTCACTAATGGCGCTTTATCTATATATAATATCCTTTCAATGGTTTTTTCAATATCCTCATTACATTGTTTATACACCTGAAACGCTTCATCTATACTAACACCAGTCTTTTGAACTATGGATTTCATCTTATACTGCTTCAATAAATCAAAAGCTTTTTCAACATCATTATCAGCTTCCTTCAAAGCATTTTTGCAATCTTTAATTGAAACTGTAATTAATTTTCTTAACTGCTGAGTATTTTGAATTTCCATATTAACCCTCCTCCCCTATATCTATAAATATAACTACATTTCTGAAGCCTATGCCAGAAAATACTACTGATATACTGATTATTAAAAATATTTCAACTACACATTATTAGCCTAATGTATATTACGATTATTGAAGAATACCATCTCAGATGTAAATATGAAAATCAAATCCATCTTCAGGCTCCCCTACCTCAAATCCTAATACTTCTGAAGCTCTATTTTTAAACAATTCAAACCATGCATCCCATTCTTCTTGAAATAATTCAGCATAAAATTGTAAACCACTAGGTTCAACAAAAGCAATAATTATTCTTTCATCATTCTTTTGTCCATACCATTGAGGATTTCCATCAATAAAGCCACTCCAAAATGGCATCTCGGAATATAGTTGATCTACCTTATCCCATATATCTTGTGATAATGAGTAATGAATATTCAAATTATGATTATGTATTTTCATAAAAATTCCGCCTTTACTTTTCACTAACATTTCCGCATTCAAGACATCCTTGAAACTAGTCAAACCTAGCTTGATGAAAGGGTGTGCTTCGACACTCTTTTCAAATCAAAGCAAACTTGAATGTTTTGTTATGCGAAATCCTCTATAATATCCGTTTCATCTCAATATAAAAATTATGTGACTCAAATATATTCTTCAGATGGTTCATTTCAGCTAGAGTTCCAACAAACGAAATAGTATCTTCATTCTTAAGTTCTGCCAACTGTTTTATAGAATAATTAAATATTTTCTTTATAAGTTTTAACAATTCATTACTTTTTTCTAAACAAACAATTTTCCAAGTTCCTTGCTTTTCCAAAATGAGCATTCTACTATTAAATGGAGTTTCATAGCCATCTATTTCAAGTGCATATCCACAATCTATGCAAAAATGTTCCTCATAGTAATTAACCTTGCCATTATAAATAGTTTGGCCGAGATTTATTCTTAATTTTCCGTAGCACATTGGACACTGACTAATTATTTGATCCAAAACATCCCCTCCAAAATACAAGTATATTAATATCTTTAATCATTTTTTTAATTATCTTATTCTTGGTGAACCTTCTCGATAATCTTTTGAGCATTCTCTTTCCAAACTATTTCAAATTCTTCATTGGATATTGGAATTGCAAAAAATTCTTCGAATTCATTTATTTGTTCTATACTTGGCATTGGTTCTAATCTAGAAATGTATGGTGCTTCATTCTATCAGTAGCACACCCGGTCTTCCCATTTTTATAAAATTCAACTTTTTTAGTTTCATTTCGTTCCTTATCCAATTCTGAATATATAAGTATAGGCTCATCCTCAAAATTGTGAATCCATATATATTTTACGTATTCCATAATATTTTGCCTCCCTAGATAAATATCCTATAATACTGTGAACTAGATTTCGCATAACTACGGTATTTGTGAAGCTCTTAAACCAAGTATTCATATTCACTTTTTCAACTGCACATTATAGACATTATCCGTAACATAATCCAACTTCTACTTTTACATTTTCACCCTTATTATACTATATTTCTCAAATTAACCAATTATACACCCTAAACATTTCCATGTGCAACACACCAAATTTCCTAAAAAAAACAAACCCCATCATATACAGCTTCCCCAAGTCATACACAGCAGGCTTTAAATACATTATCCCCTATTAACCAATTCTCCTTTAAATCTTAACTTTCTCTCACCCAAGTCTATAATTATTCTCCTGACTTTTCTCTATCTCCAAAATATAATACTTACACAATTTATACATCCTAGAGCTCATCCCTTATTAAGGTAACACAATCCCTATCAGCAGTAATGCCAGTACTTATTATTAGCATCTTCTAACTTCTCCCTAAAGCTAATCTAATAGAAGTTAACGGCATACAAAAAATTGTAGACAACATTTCATCAGTATAATTAACAATTCCTAAGGTGCTAAAATGCCCCCTTAGAAATTGCACATAATAAATTAATTTTCTCTTACATATAATTCATCAATTTAACACTCTTTTCTATAAAATTTCATAATATACAACAGAAAGACTTTAGGCTTAATAAAAAATGACTTAGTTTAAATAGTTAAGTCATTTTTAGCCTAATCATTACTTTATAGGAGATGCAATTTAATGAAAAAAGGTTTAAAGCTTTTACTTTCTTTAACTGTAATTCTTACTTTGGCTACTTCTTTAATTGCTTGTAATTCTAAGAGTTCTTCTAAAACTGCTGGTGAAGATGCAAAAGTTACTGTTCGTTTAAATGAAGTTACTCGTTCTGTTTTCTATGGACCTATGTATGTTGCAATTAGTCAGGGTTTCTTTGATAAAGAAGGAATTACCATAGATTTAGCAACTGGACAAGGTGCTGACAAAGTTATGCAAGCTGTTTTAAGTAATAATGCTGATATTGGCTTCTGTGGTCCTGAGCAAGTAATTTACATTAACAATCAAGGAAGAGAAGATTACCCCGTAGTATTTGCTGGTCTTACCCAAAAAGATGGTTCTTTCTTAGTAGGAAGAAATAAAGAAACAAAATTTGATTGGAATACATTAAGAGGAAAAGAAGTTATCGGTGGAAGACCTGGTGGCGTTCCTGCTATGGCTTTAGAGTATGCTATGAAAAATAACAATATAAATCCAAAAACTGATGTTAATATGGTAACAAATATAGACTTTGCTGCTACTTCTGGTGCATTCAAAGGTGGTACTGGTGATTATGTAGCTTTATTTGAACCTACTGCTTCAATGCTTGAAAAAGAAGGTAGTGGATGTATATTAGCATCTGTTGGAGAAAATTCTGGTGTTATCCCTTATACTTGTTTCTTCTCAACTAAGTCTTACTTAGATAACAATAAAGAAACAATAGAGAAATTCACAAGAGCTATATATAAAGGACAACAATGGTATTTTTCTCATACGCCTGAAGAAATAGCTGACTCAATAATTCAATTTTTCCCTGGAACTGACAGAGATATAATTATAAGAGTTATTAATAATTACAATAAAATAGATGCTTTAGCTCATGATCCTTCAATTAAAGAAGAAAATTTAGATAGATTGATAGATATAATTCAAGAGTATGATAAATCATTAATTCCATCAAAGCCTGATTTCAACAAAATAGTAGACAATAGTTTTGCTGAAAAAGCAACTAAATAAAGTAGATTGGTGATTTGCTTTGAGCTTGCTTAAAATCTCTGATTTATCTATGAACTATCACTCATTAAAGGGTGAAACTAAAGCATTAAATAACATTAGTTTTGAAGTAAATGATGGTGAATTTATATCAATATTAGGTCCATCTGGTTGTGGTAAATCTACTCTTCTTAATATAATAAGCGGATTATTAAAAGCCTCTAGTGGATCTATACTATATAAAGATGAAGATATAAAAAACAATTTAAACAAAATAGGATATATGTTTCAAAAAGACCATTTATTTGAGTGGTTAAATGTATGGGACAATGTCCTAATTGGATTAAAAATAAAAAAACAAATTACTAAAGAAGCTGTTGAAAGAGTTAATGGATTAGTTGAGACTTATGGATTATCAAAATTTAAAGAACATTACCCAAATGAATTATCAGGGGGAATGAGACAAAGAGTAGCTTTAATAAGAACCTTAGCCCTTAATCCTGAAGTACTATTTTTAGATGAACCTTTTTCAGCTTTAGATTATCAATCAAGACTTTTAGTATGTGATGATGTATTTAAAATAATAAAAAAAGAAAAGAAAACTGCAATAATGGTAACACATGATATATCAGAAGCTATTTCTACTTCTAGCAGGATACTTGTATTATCTCAAAGACCTGCTGAAGTGAAAAAAGATGTGAATATAATATTCTCTAAAAAAGATATTACTCCTTTTGAAAGAAGAAAAGAACCAGAATTTAGAGGTTACTTCAATGATTTATGGAAGGAGCTTGATCAATGCAATGAGTAAAGAGCATGATATATATTTAAAAAAATTAAAACACAATAAAATAAAACTTGTAGTAACTAGAATGTTAATACTAGTTATTTTCATAGCACTTTGGGAAATTGCAGGTGACTTAAAATGGATTGATCCATTCCTAACTTCTACTCCTTCTAGAATGTATAAATCTCTTGTATCTTTTTATGCAGATGGCACTTTAATGCGCCATATCTGGGTAACCTG encodes:
- a CDS encoding GNAT family N-acetyltransferase encodes the protein MSNVIYRKVTLEECQCINEMNPSQYIGKAWRKVDGKRQLVEINYQDCNWPNGYEYHISHLKETILNKGSAIGAFNSNNKLLGFATINSQFFGERHNYVLLDQLFITLECRNKGIGKKLFMLSANVAREWNSDKIYICAGSAEETIAFYFAIGCTEAEEINKELYESNTRDFQLEFSL
- a CDS encoding DUF1659 domain-containing protein; translated protein: MAITRIQTGCTLAIEVQKGEDKLGDPIYTKKNFSSVNPKRTPEEVFEVAQAFEKVFANDCKNYFITDISKLMQEED
- a CDS encoding DUF2922 domain-containing protein, yielding MEYSLSLVFLNTIGSKSALTITDVKQSISADEVKALMNLIIEKDFFLTSKGSFVKPYSAQLVQREVTKFEVK
- a CDS encoding DUF6881 domain-containing protein, yielding MEYVKYIWIHNFEDEPILIYSELDKERNETKKVEFYKNGKTGCATDRMKHHTFLD
- a CDS encoding ABC transporter substrate-binding protein; protein product: MKKGLKLLLSLTVILTLATSLIACNSKSSSKTAGEDAKVTVRLNEVTRSVFYGPMYVAISQGFFDKEGITIDLATGQGADKVMQAVLSNNADIGFCGPEQVIYINNQGREDYPVVFAGLTQKDGSFLVGRNKETKFDWNTLRGKEVIGGRPGGVPAMALEYAMKNNNINPKTDVNMVTNIDFAATSGAFKGGTGDYVALFEPTASMLEKEGSGCILASVGENSGVIPYTCFFSTKSYLDNNKETIEKFTRAIYKGQQWYFSHTPEEIADSIIQFFPGTDRDIIIRVINNYNKIDALAHDPSIKEENLDRLIDIIQEYDKSLIPSKPDFNKIVDNSFAEKATK
- a CDS encoding ABC transporter ATP-binding protein, encoding MSLLKISDLSMNYHSLKGETKALNNISFEVNDGEFISILGPSGCGKSTLLNIISGLLKASSGSILYKDEDIKNNLNKIGYMFQKDHLFEWLNVWDNVLIGLKIKKQITKEAVERVNGLVETYGLSKFKEHYPNELSGGMRQRVALIRTLALNPEVLFLDEPFSALDYQSRLLVCDDVFKIIKKEKKTAIMVTHDISEAISTSSRILVLSQRPAEVKKDVNIIFSKKDITPFERRKEPEFRGYFNDLWKELDQCNE